A genomic segment from Salvelinus alpinus chromosome 8, SLU_Salpinus.1, whole genome shotgun sequence encodes:
- the LOC139583849 gene encoding uncharacterized PE-PGRS family protein PE_PGRS46-like, which translates to MNVVASERGKQGGKQGARVKQGGNRGRGGNRGETGGAGETGGETEGETGGAGETGGKQGARGKQGAGETGGEPGGAGETGGETGGAGETGGETGGKQGARGKQGGKQGARGKQGAQGKQGGNSGGKQGARGKQGGKKGARGKQEARGKQGARGKQGGNRGRGGNRRHGGNRGETGGAGETGGETGGKQGARGKQGARGKQEARGKQGETGGAGETGGTGETGGKQGGNRGRGGNRGETGGAGGNRRGNRGHGETGGKQGARGKQGGNRGRGGNRRHGGNRGGNRGRGGNRGETGGTGETGGKQEARGKQGARGKQGARGKQGGKRGRGGNGARGKQGGNRGCGGNRGRGGNSYRGC; encoded by the exons atgaacgtggtagcttcag AGCGGGGGAAACAGGGAGGGAAACAGGGGGCGCGGGTGAAACAGGGGGGAAACAGGGGGCGCGGGGGAAACAGGGGGGAAACAGGGGGCGCGGGGGAAACAGGGGGGGAAACAGAGGGGGAAACAGGGGGCGCGGGGGAAACAGGGGGGAAACAGGGGGCGCGGGGGAAACAGGGCGCGGGGGAAACAGGGGGGGAACCAGGGGGCGCGGGGGAAACAGGGGGGGAAACAGGGGGCGCGGGGGAAACAGGGGGGGAAACAGGGGGGAAACAGGGAGCGCGGGGGAAACAGGGGGGGAAACAGGGGGCGCGGGGGAAACAGGGGGCGCAGGGGAAACAGGGGGGAAACAGCGGGGGGAAACAGGGGGCGCGGGGAAAACAGGGGGGGAAAAAGGGGGCGCGGGGGAAACAGGAGGCACGGGGGAAACAGGGGGCGCGGGGGAAACAGGGGGGAAACAGGGGGCGCGGGGGAAACAGGAGGCACGGGGGAAACAGGGGGGAAACAGGGGGCGCGGGGGAAACAGGAGGGGAAACAGGGGGGAAACAGGGGGCGCGGGGGAAACAGGGGGCGCGGGGGAAACAGGAGGCACGGGGGAAACAGGGGGAAACAGGGGGCGCGGGGGAAACAGGAGGCACGGGGGAAACAGGGGGGAAACAGGGGGGAAACAGGGGGCGCGGGGGAAACAGGGGGGAAACAGGGGGCGCGGGGGGAAACAGGAGGGGAAACAGGGGGCACGGGGAAACAGGGGGGAAACAGGGGGCGCGGGGGAAACAGGGGGGAAACAGGGGGCGCGGGGGAAACAGGAGGCACGGGGGAAACAGGGGGGGAAACAGGGGGCGCGGGGGAAACAGGGGGGAAACAGGGGGCACGGGGGAAACAGGGGGGAAACAGGAGGCACGGGGGAAACAGGGGGCGCGGGGGAAACAGGGGGCGCGGGGGAAACAGGGGGGGAAAAGGGGGCGCGGGGGAAACGGGGCGCGGGGGAAACAGGGGGGAAACAGGGGGTGCGGGGGAAACAGGGGGCGCGGGGGAAACAGTTACCGGG